The sequence below is a genomic window from bacterium.
GTGATAACCTTCCAGATAATTATCGGCATACACTTTCCAATTGGCGCGCACGGGATACACAATGCGCTTATAAAACGTGAGGTTCGAAAACAAGCGCCGCTCCAAGTCCGCATCATACGGCTTGCGCGATATGCGCTCTTGTGCACCTTGAAATAACTTGGTGAGCGGCATAGGATTTTTCTCAAGCGAAACGAAGACCAATCCACCCCACACATCCACCTGTAAAGGCACTAAGCCGTAATCCTTTTTATCAAAAAGATCTACGTAGTTCCACCGCGGGATGCCGCGCAACGATCCGTCGGTTTTATATGTCCATCCGTGATATTGGCACTGCAGGACTTTATTGCACGTACCGCGCGCATCGGTGACCAGGGGTCCTCCGCGATGGCGGCATACATTATAAAAGCCGCGAAGATTGTTTTCCGTGTCACGCAAAACCACTACCGGATTATCGGCCACCGTCGCCGTGAGGTATTGGCCCGCTTCCGCCAACTGCGAAACATGACCGACGTACTGCCAGGATTTAGAAAAAATATATGCACGATCCACAGCGTGAAAACGCGCATCCGTGTACCACGACGACGGTATGGTCGAGGCACGTTCTAAAGGTTCAATTAAGAATTGAGAGGCATCAAAATCAGGTAACATAGGAAATATCTTTTTTGTGCATGGCAATTATAGAAATGCGGGAATAAAGTACACGGAATCGCGGTTAGTCACAACAGATTTTCTTCGCTTCGCTGCATAAATTTTACCCTCTAGAAGTTAAGAAACAAATCAACTCTTGTGAAGCGGCTTGTTTTCCTTTATAATTGTCGAAATCTTTTTTCGGAGGTTACATG
It includes:
- a CDS encoding Rieske 2Fe-2S domain-containing protein translates to MLPDFDASQFLIEPLERASTIPSSWYTDARFHAVDRAYIFSKSWQYVGHVSQLAEAGQYLTATVADNPVVVLRDTENNLRGFYNVCRHRGGPLVTDARGTCNKVLQCQYHGWTYKTDGSLRGIPRWNYVDLFDKKDYGLVPLQVDVWGGLVFVSLEKNPMPLTKLFQGAQERISRKPYDADLERRLFSNLTFYKRIVYPVRANWKVYADNYLEGYHLPFVHPELTSMLDYAQYVTETYEYYSIQYSPFSDEGNVYKTNEGEALYYFVWPNFMLNILPGRLQVNRIIPDGHERCHVIFDYFYADLSTEAKRAVAEDDIAYSDKVQKEDCDICEHVHKGLLSDVYDRGRFSVECENGVYHFQNLLKKNYQTVSQDTR